CCATTTCGTGTACAATACGCTCATCAGAATGTACTACGACCAGCGGGATGAGCGAGCCGATGCGATCGAGAACTGTATCAAATACTGTAAAGAGGACATCGATCACATCGACGAATTCCTGAGCGTGTTGGACCAGGACTCCAACATCGATCACCTTCCGTCAATTCCCTCGTTCAAGCGGTTAGCCATAATTTATGAAAGACAGGGAAAGTACCGAGATGCCGTCGAAATTTGTGAGATGGCTCTCGAGCGTGGGTTAACAGACGGGACGAAAGGTGGGTTCGAAGGACGAAAACAACGTCTTCAAAGTCAAATAGACGACTCATGACAAAAGGGATTGCACGAATTGTGGCTGGGATGTTAAAGAGTGAGAAAG
Above is a window of Natronorubrum tibetense GA33 DNA encoding:
- a CDS encoding tetratricopeptide repeat protein, yielding MLRRIVDFLNPWKRNDPNLLEYLELNEWYESLSEEEQRKLGKYSTVFGESDVGALLNQSISSTSQTQQSYLKSVGSRAARNEDYEFAEKVLLRALEAEDDNPNDRHFVYNTLIRMYYDQRDERADAIENCIKYCKEDIDHIDEFLSVLDQDSNIDHLPSIPSFKRLAIIYERQGKYRDAVEICEMALERGLTDGTKGGFEGRKQRLQSQIDDS